A DNA window from Anastrepha ludens isolate Willacy chromosome 6, idAnaLude1.1, whole genome shotgun sequence contains the following coding sequences:
- the LOC128866639 gene encoding protein brown yields MYEIPTSLCLEWKNINYHVPSSEQNNYTFWQECRKVKELHILKDVSGHMKTGDLVAILGCSGAGKTTLLAAISQRLRGNLTGEVVLNGVAMGRDEMTRISSFLPQFEINVKTFTAYEHLYFMSHFKMHRKTTKAQKRQRVNDLLLACGLRDAAHTRIQSLSGGERKRLSLAEELITDPPFIFCDEPTTGLDSYSAYTVIKTLRHLCTRHRVSKHSLTSVYGEDSFSTPPISSEESTSQNSIEMEELQSNENILESIKEIPTLSVLNNSPNGRHKKAIICSIHQPSSDLFELFTHIILMDAGRIIFQGSTERAFQFFTNLGYVLPQNCNPADFYLKTISDSHTQGKDGELIKAKYDNEIWGRYSGSWLLPRSYSGDFLYNIKKFKKIRWVYQVYLLLIRFMTEDSRNIKRGFISLGLFMITSVTLAVMYSGVSGLTQTSVQDLGGSIFMLSSEMIFTFSYGVTFVFPSALPIMRREVGEGTYSLSAYYVAVVLSFIPMAFFKSYVFFSVVYGAVYFQRGFMLYLSMGLILAISAIAATGYGLFLSSFFETDTMASECAAPFDLLFLIFGGAYYNVDSIPFLKYFSLFFYSNEALMYNFWINVDEIGCPENLKHPCVENGLEVLKRGSFKTADYTYWVDCLGLLLLAIAFNVIAFCFIRKYVRRSGYY; encoded by the exons ATGTACGAGATTCCTACTAGTTTGTGCTTAGAGTGGAAGAACATCAATTATCATGTGCCATCGAGCGAGCAAAATAATTATACATTTTGGCAGGAATGTCGGAAGGTTAAGGAGCTGCACATCCTAAAAGACG TTAGTGGTCACATGAAAACTGGCGATTTGGTTGCCATATTGGGTTGCAGCGGCGCCGGCAAGACCACACTACTTGCTGCCATATCGCAACGTTTACGCGGCAATTTAACCGGCGAAGTCGTATTGAACGGCGTGGCCATGGGACGAGATGAAATGACGCGCATCTCGAGTTTTTTGCCACAATTCGAAATCAATGTAAAAACCTTTACCGCCTACGAACATTTATATTTCATG TCGCACTTTAAAATGCATcgtaaaacaacaaaagcacaGAAACGTCAGCGTGTCAATGACCTACTACTCGCTTGTGGATTGCGAGATGCAGCACATACACGTATACAATCCCTATCAGGCGGTGAACGCAAGCGATTAAGTCTGGCTGAAGAG CTCATCACCGACCCACCATTCATATTCTGCGATGAACCCACCACGGGCTTGGACAGCTACAGTGCGTATACAGTGATTAAAACTTTACGCCATTTATGCACGCGTCATCGTGTTTCCAAGCATTCACTCACATCTGTATATGGGGAAGATTCGTTTTCCACACCGCCTATCAGCAGTGAGGAAAGTACAAGCCAAAATTCGATTGAAATGGAAGAGCTACAATCTAATGAGAATATTTTAGAATCTATTAAGGAAATACCTACACTAAGTGTACTGAATAATAGCCCTAATGGACGCCATAAGAAGGCTATCATCTGTTCCATACACCAGCCCAGCTCGGATCTTTTTGAACTGTTTACCCACATTATATTAATGGATGCGGGGCGTATTATTTTTCAAGGTAGCACAGAGCGTGCTTTTCAGTTTTTTACTAA TTTAGGTTACGTGTTACCGCAAAATTGTAATCCAGCCGatttctatttaaaaacaatatccGATAGCCATACGCAAGGCAAGGATGGCGAATTGATCAAAGCGAAATATGATAATGAAATATGGGGCCGATATTCGGGCAGTTGGCTGTTGCCGCGCTCCTACAGTGGCGACTTTTTATataacatcaaaaaatt CAAAAAGATACGTTGGGTCTACCAAGTTTACTTGCTCCTAATACGTTTTATGACTGAAGATAGCCGTAATATTAAACGCGGCTTTATATCACTGGGACTATTCATG aTTACCTCAGTCACTTTGGCCGTTATGTACTCCGGTGTAAGCGGCCTCACGCAGACATCAGTACAAGACTTAGGTGGTTCGATATTTATGTTATCCAGTGAAATGATATTCACTTTCTCCTACGGTGTGACGTTCGTCTTCCCTAGTGCATTACCAATTATGCGACGCGAAGTGGGcgaaggcacctacagtttaTCAGCCTATTATGTGGCTGTTGTGCTGTCCTTTATACCGATGGCTTTCTTCAAAAGTTATGTTTTCTTCTCGGTTGTTTATGGTGCTGTATATTTTCAGAGAGGTTTTATGCTTTACCTGTCGATGGGTCTAATATTGGCTATTTCGGCTATTGCTGCTACCGGGTATGGTCTTTTTCTTTCGAGTTTCTTTGAGACCGACACTATGGCATCGGAATGTGCAGCGCCATTCGATTTGTTGTTTCTAATATTTGGAGGCGCTTATTATAATGTGGACTCGATACcgtttcttaagtatttttcattgTTCTTCTACTCGAATGAAGCTTTAATGTATAATTTTTGGATTAATGTGGATGAAATAG GCTGCCCTGAAAATCTAAAACATCCGTGTGTGGAAAATGGTTTGGAAGTCTTAAAGCGGGGTTCATTCAAAACGGCTGATTACACTTACTGGGTAGATTGTTTGGGTTTGCTGTTATTGGCAATTGCTTTTAATGTAATAGCTTTTTGTTTTATCAGAAAGTATGTTAGAAGAAGTGGttattattaa
- the LOC128868251 gene encoding uncharacterized protein LOC128868251 isoform X2 encodes MHHLMLSCKFLYDQLKIVFVKFWYGMLYCYFAARTAFAWGAQKMNAFGVDLGAETGILAISLMANRRLHTLERLLWFGIVFVSMFAAISLSGVQLKRYFNSPTVISLDRDYRGWQGPLPAVTLCYYDHIDSFKANKYIQNKWNVSIVDNDYFYFMDFLHAVVNATASNYVDLARFAEDERFDDVDLSELVQSIDRPFEQTLTSFDNQNSTIQIMPVMTENGFCYAFNSPMSEMLAGRSINYQDVIQPLTCEYGKHQCFIKMDLYESTGTVVVHSPFEVSASDANIIALHKSDEIIASFKVIETVASKNLRDLHVGQRKCVFYDEGTTQLKVYSKTLCLVRCRAVMALEMCNCVPFFYTFVEGPSCNPAGFECLLDFKWPIWALHICKCPSTCTEIEYTVQTIKKSFWGVKMNDEAVNTDVTSSFRWDVIPPKVRMRRDVVFSFEDLLGMFMLLQKH; translated from the exons ATGCACCATTTGATGTTGTCATGCAAATTTCTCTACGACCagctaaaaattgttttcgtgAAGTTTTGGTATGGCATGCTTTACTGTTATTTCGCTGCACGCACCGCATTTGCATGGGGTGCTCAAAAGATGAACGCTTTCGGGGTGGATCTGGGTGCGGAAACTGGTATATTGGCTATAAGTTTGATGGCAAATAGGAGACTTCATACACTTGAACG TCTCCTGTGGTTCGGCATAGTTTTTGTCTCGATGTTTGCCGCAATTAGTTTAAGTGGTGTCCAGCTAAAACGCTATTTTAATTCGCCGACTGTCATCTCACTGGATCGTGACTATCGCGGATGGCAAGGCCCATTGCCAGCTGTAACACTGTGTTATTACGATCATATTGATTCCTTTAAAGCGAATAAATACATACAGAATAAATGGAATGTTTCCATTGTAGATAATGATTATTTCTACTTTATGGATTTTCTCCATGCTGTAGTCAATGCAACCGCTAGCAATTACGTTGATTTGGCTCGTTTCGCTGAGGATGAACGTTTCGATGATGTGGATCTGTCGGAGTTGGTACAATCGATAGATAGGCCTTTCGAACAAACCTTGACTAGCTTCGATAACCAAAATTCTACAATTCAAATAATGCCTGTAATGACGGAAAATGGCTTTTGCTATGCGTTTAATTCACCGATGTCGGAAATGTTGGCTGGGAG AAGCATTAACTACCAGGATGTCATACAACCGTTAACCTGTGAATATGGCAAACATCAGTGCTTCATTAAAATGGATTTGTACGAGAGTACGGGAACG GTGGTTGTACATTCGCCATTTGAGGTGTCAGCAAGCGATGCTAATATTATAGCCTTACACAAGTCCGATGAAATAATTGCTTCCTTCAAGGTTATCGAAACAGT TGCTTCGAAAAATTTGCGTGATCTACATGTGGGTCAAAGGAAATGTGTTTTCTATGATGAGGGGACGACCCAACTGAAG GTATACAGTAAGACTTTGTGTTTGGTACGGTGTCGCGCTGTCATGGCGTTGGAGATGTGTAATTGTGTGCCATTCTTTTACACGTTTGTGG AAGGTCCTAGTTGTAATCCTGCTGGTTTCGAATGTCTATTGGATTTTAAGTGGCCAATTTGGGCGCTACATATTTGCAAATGTCCGAGTACTTGTACAGAAATCGAATACACTGTGCAGACAATTAAAAAGAGCTTTTG GGGTGTCAAAATGAATGATGAGGCCGTCAATACAGATGTAACATCCAGTTTTCGTTGGGATGTAATACCACCGAAAGTGCGTATGAGACGTGATGTCGTCTTTAGCTTCGAAGACTTATTAG gaatgtttatgctgctacaaaaacatTAA
- the LOC128868251 gene encoding pickpocket protein 11 isoform X1: protein MHHLMLSCKFLYDQLKIVFVKFWYGMLYCYFAARTAFAWGAQKMNAFGVDLGAETGILAISLMANRRLHTLERLLWFGIVFVSMFAAISLSGVQLKRYFNSPTVISLDRDYRGWQGPLPAVTLCYYDHIDSFKANKYIQNKWNVSIVDNDYFYFMDFLHAVVNATASNYVDLARFAEDERFDDVDLSELVQSIDRPFEQTLTSFDNQNSTIQIMPVMTENGFCYAFNSPMSEMLAGRSINYQDVIQPLTCEYGKHQCFIKMDLYESTGTVVVHSPFEVSASDANIIALHKSDEIIASFKVIETVASKNLRDLHVGQRKCVFYDEGTTQLKVYSKTLCLVRCRAVMALEMCNCVPFFYTFVEGPSCNPAGFECLLDFKWPIWALHICKCPSTCTEIEYTVQTIKKSFWGVKMNDEAVNTDVTSSFRWDVIPPKVRMRRDVVFSFEDLLVSFGGTLALFLGFSQISVVRFGYVITYHVIMTIVELFVTMRNYCGRNGRIFVQKPISKRNLLVQENKNNCFALTKKRQQFVSVHSKLSQADLLNDSTADCSGENNATTHASIVKPEFEYIN, encoded by the exons ATGCACCATTTGATGTTGTCATGCAAATTTCTCTACGACCagctaaaaattgttttcgtgAAGTTTTGGTATGGCATGCTTTACTGTTATTTCGCTGCACGCACCGCATTTGCATGGGGTGCTCAAAAGATGAACGCTTTCGGGGTGGATCTGGGTGCGGAAACTGGTATATTGGCTATAAGTTTGATGGCAAATAGGAGACTTCATACACTTGAACG TCTCCTGTGGTTCGGCATAGTTTTTGTCTCGATGTTTGCCGCAATTAGTTTAAGTGGTGTCCAGCTAAAACGCTATTTTAATTCGCCGACTGTCATCTCACTGGATCGTGACTATCGCGGATGGCAAGGCCCATTGCCAGCTGTAACACTGTGTTATTACGATCATATTGATTCCTTTAAAGCGAATAAATACATACAGAATAAATGGAATGTTTCCATTGTAGATAATGATTATTTCTACTTTATGGATTTTCTCCATGCTGTAGTCAATGCAACCGCTAGCAATTACGTTGATTTGGCTCGTTTCGCTGAGGATGAACGTTTCGATGATGTGGATCTGTCGGAGTTGGTACAATCGATAGATAGGCCTTTCGAACAAACCTTGACTAGCTTCGATAACCAAAATTCTACAATTCAAATAATGCCTGTAATGACGGAAAATGGCTTTTGCTATGCGTTTAATTCACCGATGTCGGAAATGTTGGCTGGGAG AAGCATTAACTACCAGGATGTCATACAACCGTTAACCTGTGAATATGGCAAACATCAGTGCTTCATTAAAATGGATTTGTACGAGAGTACGGGAACG GTGGTTGTACATTCGCCATTTGAGGTGTCAGCAAGCGATGCTAATATTATAGCCTTACACAAGTCCGATGAAATAATTGCTTCCTTCAAGGTTATCGAAACAGT TGCTTCGAAAAATTTGCGTGATCTACATGTGGGTCAAAGGAAATGTGTTTTCTATGATGAGGGGACGACCCAACTGAAG GTATACAGTAAGACTTTGTGTTTGGTACGGTGTCGCGCTGTCATGGCGTTGGAGATGTGTAATTGTGTGCCATTCTTTTACACGTTTGTGG AAGGTCCTAGTTGTAATCCTGCTGGTTTCGAATGTCTATTGGATTTTAAGTGGCCAATTTGGGCGCTACATATTTGCAAATGTCCGAGTACTTGTACAGAAATCGAATACACTGTGCAGACAATTAAAAAGAGCTTTTG GGGTGTCAAAATGAATGATGAGGCCGTCAATACAGATGTAACATCCAGTTTTCGTTGGGATGTAATACCACCGAAAGTGCGTATGAGACGTGATGTCGTCTTTAGCTTCGAAGACTTATTAG TCTCATTTGGCGGCACTTTGGCCCTCTTTCTGGGCTTTAGTCAAATTTCAGTTGTACGCTTCGGCTATGTGATCACCTATCATGTGATAATGACGATTGTGGAGTTATTTGTTACCATGAGAAATTACTGTGGACGCAACGGGAGAATTTTCGTACAAAAACCGATTTCCAAACGGAATTTGTTGGtgcaggaaaataaaaataactgttttGCCTTAACCAAGAAACGTCAACAATTCGTCTCTGTGCATTCTAAATTATCACAAGCCGATCTTCTGAATGATAGCACAGCTGACTGTAGTGGTGAAAATAATGCCACAACTCATGCAAGCATTGTTAAACCTGAATTCGAGTACATCAATTGA
- the LOC128868252 gene encoding putative gustatory receptor 59e isoform X2, protein MERAINRFLLRLMVHQPVEMACGAVDLDLLVLSGIAGAMANYIIFLIQTDVGRLTMERSQNITIAS, encoded by the exons ATGGAACGTGCGATCAATCGCTTTTTGCTTCGACTCATGGTGCACCAGCCAGTGGAAATGGCTTGTGGTGCAGTAGATCTGGACTTGCTGGTCTTAAGTGGG ATTGCTGGTGCTATGGCCAACTACATTATATTTCTTATACAAACCGATGTGGGCAGATTAACAATGGAAAGAAGTCAAAATATAACAATAGCATCGTAA
- the LOC128868252 gene encoding putative gustatory receptor 59e isoform X1, protein MTAIKKFKNHHSKMKSRSKPFFRLIYILNVICQLFGVAPILDSSRHKRRALRCVHYIWCSILVLYIYLVNSYYLLSLIRAPLVTIVKVFFVYEFINNPFIVSLIAFTICYYAEQYRIIPLELLSIYKNYKRLQSKVIADKDFFGVLHKEVNLMLAVFCPIVICCFILDYIRMDCGFIYYILNTSVFNLSNVLITLNLCQYLVSLRFVYQMYRGLNEVLKGRLNKVGSMTLDTYEDTANDIYISGFSWFHREFYSSCCGGGNKFKILKSLSRPYFDLDRIMAKLTKVFGIILLFNFLGSLLSLAVECFAVYKFFDNANILGDTLLDVHNRFLWLLIHVGRILLILIANHAIIEEKCRTIFIINELHITSKEMERAINRFLLRLMVHQPVEMACGAVDLDLLVLSGIAGAMANYIIFLIQTDVGRLTMERSQNITIAS, encoded by the exons ATGACCGcaataaagaaattcaaaaatcaccATAGTAAGATGAAGTCTCGATCTAAGCCATTCTTTAGGCTTATCTATATACTCAACGTTATATGCCAGCTTTTTGGAGTAGCGCCGATTTTAGACTCGTCACGCCATAAACGTCGTGCATTACGCTGCGTCCATTATATTTGGTGTTCCATTTTggtactttatatttatttggtaaactCTTACTACTTGCTAAGCCTGATACGTGCGCCACTCGTCACCATTGTTAAAGTATTTTTCGTATACGAGTTTATCAACAATCCTTTCATAGTTTCCTTAATAGCATTTACCATATGTTATTATGCCGAACAATATCGAATAATACCACTTGAacttttaagtatttataaaaactataaaagaCTTCAATCGAAAGTGATTGCCGACAAAGATTTTTTCGGCGTACTCCATAAGGAAGTGAACCTGATGCTTGCTGTTTTTTGCCCAATTGTGATATGCTGCTTCATTCTTGATTACATTCGCATGGATTGcggctttatttattatatcctCAATACAAGTGTTTTCAATTTATCAAATGTTCTGATAACATTAAATCTATGCCAATATTTGGTATCGTTACGTTTTGTGTACCAAATGTATCGGGGCTTAAATGAGGTATTGAAGGGACGCCTGAATAAAGTTGGATCAATGACTTTAGACACGTACGAAGATACTGCCAACGATATCTACATAAGCGGATTTTCTTGGTTTCACCGTGAATTTTATAGTTCGTGCTGCGGAGGGGGAAAcaagttcaaaattttaaaatcattaagtCGACCATATTTCGATTTGGACCGAATAATGGCGAAATTGACAAAGGTCTTTggaattattttactttttaattttcttggctCGTTACTCAGCCTTGCTGTGGAGTGTTTtgctgtatacaaattttttgataatGCGAATATTTTGGGAGACACATTGCTGGATGTACATAATAGGTTTTTGTGGCTTTTAATACATGTGGGACGCATTCTGTTGATTTTAATCGCAAACCATGCGATCATTGAAGAG aaatgtcgtacaatttttataataaacgaATTGCATATTACATCGAAGGAAATGGAACGTGCGATCAATCGCTTTTTGCTTCGACTCATGGTGCACCAGCCAGTGGAAATGGCTTGTGGTGCAGTAGATCTGGACTTGCTGGTCTTAAGTGGG ATTGCTGGTGCTATGGCCAACTACATTATATTTCTTATACAAACCGATGTGGGCAGATTAACAATGGAAAGAAGTCAAAATATAACAATAGCATCGTAA